The following DNA comes from Oceanimonas doudoroffii.
TTTCAGTCAGATTGGTAAAAACGATAACGCCGTATTAATGCAGGGCTATCACAACCCGGTACGTCGTATGTCGAAAGCGGGGTTGCCGAAGCGCGGCGAGAGCGTTTATTCACCACTGCCTTATGGCTACATCGACCAACTTCGGCAGATGCTGGCGGCGGGACCCCATTTTCGCGATTGGCAATGGGCACATGGTGCGCTCGGGAGCAAGATCGGCCATATGGGTGCGAGCGCGCCTGATTGGCTCGACGTGACTGAAGACGAGATTGATCGCGACGATCCGGATTGCGTCTGGCGCATACGTAAGCTGAGTCGAAACTATCGCGGTGGTCAAGTGTTGCAGATGTGGAGTCCAGTCCGATGGGTTGCACTGCTTGTGAAGCTTATCTTGCCCTTACGAACTAGCCAGGTCCGCGTACTTGACTCCGGAGAGGCAGACACCTGGCGCTATGCGGCAGGACGTTGGGAGCGAAACAGCAGCGAGATAGCAG
Coding sequences within:
- a CDS encoding VPA1269 family protein: MYKTSPTKPKGRRKAARTERSMRRDSDATLTWVVEFYPELAAWRGFALEWLGGETHGLHQRLQALSTFFERYLILQSLPLDPSVFLAQTTQVPEFHRTACPDSPWGISANNLIHAFLQFVLLRHFSQIGKNDNAVLMQGYHNPVRRMSKAGLPKRGESVYSPLPYGYIDQLRQMLAAGPHFRDWQWAHGALGSKIGHMGASAPDWLDVTEDEIDRDDPDCVWRIRKLSRNYRGGQVLQMWSPVRWVALLVKLILPLRTSQVRVLDSGEADTWRYAAGRWERNSSEIA